The sequence GGTCGCCGCGAGCATCTCGCCGAGGAAGAGCGCCGCCAGCCAGCCGGCGCGCTTGCGGATCATGCGCGCGAGCGCGATGGTCAGATAGGGCTCGCCGAGGCTCTCGCTGCCGCCCAGCTTCTGGATGTCCTCGGTGGCTTCCTCGCTCACCACCTCGACGATGTCGTCGACGGTGACGATACCCTTCATCCGCCGCTCGGCATCGAGGACGGGGATGGCCATCAGGCTGGTCTCGCGGAAGAGCCGCGCCACCACTTCCTGGTCCGCGTCCTCGTCGACGGATCGGACGTCGGTGTGCATCAGCTCGCTGACGCGGCGATCGCCGCGCGCCGCCATCAGCTCGCGGAAGGAGACCACCCCCAGCAGCCGCTGACTGGAGTCGAGGACGTACGCGTAGTACGTCATCTCCACCGACTGGCGCGTCTGGCGCCGCAGGTACGTGACGGCTTCGTCCACCGTCATCTCCGGCCGCAGCCGCGCGAAGCGCGGGCTCATCAGACCGCCGGCGTGGTCCTCGCGATAGGCGAGCAGCGCCTGGACCTCGCGCCGGGTCTGCTCGTCGAGCATCGCCAAAAGCCGATCCCGGTATTCGGGGGGAGCCTCCTGCACGAGGTCGGCGGCGTCGTCGGGCGCCAGACCGCGAGCCCAGGAGCGCTGCTCCGCCTGCGGAAGGGCGAGGATGAGCTCGACCTGCTCGCGCGGAGAGATGCTGAAGAAGAGGTCTTCGGCTGTGTCCCGGGGAAGAAGCTTGAGGCCCTCCGCGCGCTCCTCCGCCGAAAGCGCCGGCCACGCATCGCGTAGCTCGTCCGGAGAGAGAACGTCCGGCTCCGGCACTGCCGGAGTCACACCTTGGCCTCGCGGAACTCCTCCGCGGCCTTGAAGTCCGTCTCGTCCAGGTCGCGCATCGGCTTGCCGCTCTCGGCCCGGACGCGCTTGAACACCTCGATGACTTGCAGCTTGTGCGGCCGCGAGTTCGAGAGCGGACAAGCCTCGTAGGCCTTCACGTCCTCGTCGCAGTATCCCATCCGCTTCTCGCCGCACTTCGGCTGCAGGTAACGGGCAAGCTCCGGCACCTTGCGCATCAGCTCGCTGCGCATGCGCGCGACCATCTGCCGGATCTCCCACTGCGCCCGCGTGCAAAGCCGAAGGTCGGCGATGTGCAGGAGCTCGGCGAAGTTGACCATGATCTGGAAGTTGGTGGGCGCGGCGTTGGGGAGGACGAAGCGCGCGTCCTCGGCCGGGATGCCGGCCGCCACCGCCTCCCGGTAGACCCGGGTGATCTCCTCCATCAGCTTCTCGAACTCCTTCGCCCTGCCCGCCTCGCGCCAGCTCTCGGGCATCACGTACTCGAGCCGCTCCTCGTTCTTTCCGGTGAAGCGCACGTAGCGCTGCGACTGCTGCTCGAAGGAGATGCCGATGCGGTGCCGCACGAACTGATGGCTGAGCGAGCGCGAGACCCCGGAAATGCCGAACCAGAAGACCACCTGCTCGAGCGGCGAGACGTGTCCGGTCTTCAGGCGTTCCTCGACGAACTGGGCGATCTTCGCTTTGGACAGCCCGCCCGCAGCGATGTCGTCCCAGACTTCGCGTGGCGTCTTCGGCGTGTAGCAGGTGCGATAGGCGCCGTAGAGCTTGGTGAGCGGGTCGTTGGCGAGGTCGATGAGGACGACGTCCATGGCCGCTTTGTACCGCACGCAACGGGCCCGCGGCCCCTTGTTTTTTCAGCGGCGGTGTGGTCCCGCGATCCCGTGGCGCTGTACGTGGTGTCAGACCTTCATCTGGACGAGCGCGCCGAGGCCCGGCTCTTCTCGGACGAGCGGCAGGGGCGGCAGCTTTCCTCGCTCTGCGAGCGCGTGGCGCGGGACGATGGCTCCGAGCTCATCGTCCTCGGCGATGCGTTCGATTTCACCGCGATGCAGCCGCCGCCGAAGGGACTGGGGAAGTTCTTCCGGGAGCTCGACGTGCCACGCGAGGAGCCGCGCCGGCGCGCGCTGCCCGAGCTGCTGGCCGCGGTGCGCGAGAGCAATCCGGTGGCCCTGGAATCGCTCGCAAGGCTCACCGAATCGGCGCCGGTCACGTTCGTGCCCGGCAACCACGACTACCAGCTCGGCGAGCCAGGGGCGGGTGACGCGCTGGCATCGGCGGGCATCCGCGCGCGCCTCGAACGGTCGGCAGTTCGCCGGCTCGCGGGCCGCACCATCGTCCTCCAGCATGGCCACGAGCTCGACGAAGGCAACGACAAGCCCGGCGGCAGCGGCGAGGTGCTGACCGCCGCCCTGCACCACGCGGTCATTCCGTTCCTGCGCCACCGCGGGCCGCCGCCGCACGTCCGCTTCGATCCCGATCGCCTCGTCGCGCTCCGCCCGGAAGAGGCGGTCGTCTCCGTCCTGCAGCGATGGCTCGACGAGAAGACCTTCCGCCGTTTCTTCCGCGCCTTTCTCCGCCTGCTCGCGGAGAACGGCTTCTTGCCGCGTCCGCTCTCCTGGCTCGCGGGCATGGTGAGCGCCGAGCGCGTCCGTTCCGCCGTCGCGGAACAGGACCGGCTCTGGGAACACACCGGACGCTATGCGATCGAGGTGCTGAAAGGAAAACGCCATCTCCCGCACGGCGCTCCGCAGCCGGATGTAGCCGTGCTCGGGCACACGCACGTGCTCGACTGGGCGGTCGAGCGAGGGCGGCTCTACGTCAACCTCGGAACCTGGACCGAGCGCGCCTTCGACGCCAACAGCCCACGCGACGCGTCGCTGCCGCTCCTCCACGTCGAGGCCAGCAACGGACGTCTGCGCGTGTCCCTCAGCGATCTCTCCGCCGCGGATCTCGAGCTGCAGCGCTACGAGGGCTGATCAGCCGCGCGCGAAAGCTCACGCCGCCTGGTCGCCGCGCAAGCGCCGGACGTGCGACTGCAGCTGGCGGATCACGCGCTGCAGCTCGCCCCGGAACGGGGCCACGTCGAGGCCGGGACGCCGCTGCAGATCCTCGAGAAGGATCAGCGCCATCTCGACGCCGACGATCTCGGCGCCCTGCCGGATCTCGGCGCTGCTGCCGAGTTGCTTGCGCAGCTCGTCGCGCTCGGCCAGGAGATCGCGGGTGGCGAGGTCGACGCGCGCCTCGAGGACCTCGTTGAACATGTCGATCTCGGTGCGCTGTTCAGTGACCTCGGACTCTTTCTTGTCCAGCTCCGCCTCGAACTCGCGCAGCCGCCGGAGGAACCGGGTCCGGTCGAAGTCCGCCCGCTGGTGCTCGATCGCGCGGCGCACCTTCTCGGCCACGAGCTCGATGTCCTGGAACGGCTTCTCCAGGTAATCGGCCGCGCCGAGGCGGAGCGCCTCGACCGCCGACGACGTCGAGGCGTACGCCGTCATCACGATGCACGCGCAGTGCGGCTGCAGCTTGCGGACGGCGGCAACCAGGGCCAGCCCGTCCTTTCCGGGCAGGTTCTTGTCCGCCAGCATGCAACCGAAGTTCTCGCGCTGCAGGACGCCGAGGGCCTCTTCCGCGTTGGAAACGGAGATCACGCGGAGGCCTTGCTTCGGCAGCACCCGCTGGAGCACCTGCACGACGATCGGCTCGTCGTCCACGATGAGGACCGTGTTGGGGAAGTTCACGATCTCGATCCCGACCATCGGTGTCCCTCGTCGATCGGTTGTATTCCGCTGCGGATCGCAGCAGCAACTTCGTGAAATTCCGGCGCTTGTATGCGCGTGTCCGCAGGGCCGGGCGAGGGCGCTGAACGCGTGCACATGCGCCCACATTGGGGCGCGGTTTTTCGTAGGATGTCGTCGTGATTCCAATCCTGCTCGTCGCGGTGGGTGGCGCGCTCGGAGCGGTTGCGCGGTACCTCGTCGCGACCGCTTTCGCGCATCGTCTCGGGGTGCAATGGCCATGGGGCACGCTGTTCATCAACCTGAGCGGCTGTCTGTTGATCTCGCTCTTCCTCGGCGCGGGGTCGGAGCGGATCGCGGACTCGAACCTGCGGTACCTGTTGCCCATCGGCTTCGTCGGCGCATACACGACGTTCTCGACGTACGAGTACGAGACGATGAGGTTGTTCCAACTCGGCCGCGGCAGCGGGGCGCTGGCTTACGTCGCGGCGAGCAACGTGCTCGGCTTCGCGGCGGTCTATGCGGGCGCATGGCTCGGGCGCCGATGACCGCGTTCCTGCGCGCGGTGCGCCGGATCGTCCGGAGCATTCCGCGCGGGACCACGCTCTCCTACGGTGAGGTGGCGATCCGCGCCGGCAAGCCCGGCGGAGCGCGCGCGGTGGTCGCCGCCCTCCACCGGCTCGACGACGTCCCATGGTGGCGCGTGGCGCGTCACGACGGCACGCTTGCTCCGCCCGTCGCGCGCGACCAGGCCGCCCTCCTCCGCCAGGAAGGGTGGAAAGGTCGCCAGCGCGGGCGAAAGCGCGGATAAACTCGTTGGGGTGGCGCTCTACGTCGTCAGCGATCTTCATCTCGGTGAAGGCACGCTCGCGCGGATGTTTCGCGACGAGGATCAGGGTAGGCGTTTCACCGAAGTGTGCGACCGGGTCTCCGGCGAGGCGGACGGCGAGCTGGTGCTGCTCGGAGACGTCTTCGATCTCACCGCCGCCATTCCCCCGCACAAGGGGTTGACGCAGTTCGGCGTCTCGCTGGACGTCCCCATCGAGGACAAGCCTCCGCCGCCTCTGCCCGCGGTGATGCGCAGCATCCGGGAGAGCAATCCCGTCGCGTTGCAGGCCCTGGAGGACGTCTCGCAGAAGGCGAAGGTGACGCTGGTCCCGGGAAACCACGACCGGCACCTCGCGGACGCCGGCGGGCGCGAGGCGCTGGATGCCGCGGGCCTCTCCAAGGTGCAGATCGAGCCGATGGCGGCGCGCCGCGTGCTCGACAAGTGGGTGATGCTGCAGCATGGACATCTCTGGGATCCGTCGAACGCGACGCCGACCGGCGGCGGCGAGACCATGACCGGCGTTCTCCACCACGCCGTGATCCCGTTCCTGCGGCATCTGCTGCCGCGCAGCAACGTCCACATCGATCCCGAGAGGCTCGTCGCGCTCCGCCCCGAGGAGCGCGTCATCCCGGTGCTGGAGCGTTGGCTGAAGCCGGGCGTGTTCGAGCGGTTCATCGATGCGCTGCTGGAGATCCTGGTGGAAAACGGCGCTCTTGCGCGGCCGCTCGCATGGGTGACCACACCCTCGCTCTTGCGCTGGCGGCTCAAGGACGACGACGATCTGTGGGAGCGGGCCGGCGCATCCGCCATGGCCGTGCTCGAAGGAGCAAAGTCGCTGCCGGGCAAACCGCCTCCTCCCGACGTCCTGGTCCTCGGGCACACCCACGTGATGGACTGGGCCGTCCAGGACGGGCGCCCGGGCGTGCAGCGGCTCTACGTCAACCTCGGGACGTGGAGTGCCCGCGCCACCGATGCGGCGGGGCCGATGGACGCCGCCATGCCGCTGTTGCGGATCGAGGCCGACTCGCGGCAGCTTCGCGCCGAGCTGTTCGATTGCGCCCGGCGCTGGCGGCCGCTCCAACGCTTCGAGGTGGATCGATGACGGGGCAGGGGCAGGAGCGCAGGGATTGAGGCGAACGCTGCTCGTCCTGCTCACGGCGTCGATCGCGCTGCCTGCGGAAGCGCGCGTGCCCAGGAAAGCCAGGCGCGCGCCGGTGATGCGCGCCGAGGACGATCCGCGCAAGAGGGGCCGCGCGTTCCCCAGGGCATCGATCACCTTCGCCGCGCCGGCGGATCTCTCGCAATCGGCCGAAGGAGCGGTGGCCGTCCGCGTGGTGGTGAAAGGTTACGCGATCGGAGCGCTGCGGCCCGGCGGTCCCGTTCCGCACACCCACCTCATCGTCGACAACGAGCCGGCGATGGAAATCCCCGATGCGAACGCGACGTGGATGCTCGGCGGGCTCTCGCCAGGGCCGCATTTGCTTCGCGTCGTGCTGTGCAGGCCCTGGCA is a genomic window of Deltaproteobacteria bacterium containing:
- a CDS encoding magnesium transporter, giving the protein MPEPDVLSPDELRDAWPALSAEERAEGLKLLPRDTAEDLFFSISPREQVELILALPQAEQRSWARGLAPDDAADLVQEAPPEYRDRLLAMLDEQTRREVQALLAYREDHAGGLMSPRFARLRPEMTVDEAVTYLRRQTRQSVEMTYYAYVLDSSQRLLGVVSFRELMAARGDRRVSELMHTDVRSVDEDADQEVVARLFRETSLMAIPVLDAERRMKGIVTVDDIVEVVSEEATEDIQKLGGSESLGEPYLTIALARMIRKRAGWLAALFLGEMLAAT
- the thyX gene encoding FAD-dependent thymidylate synthase, with translation MDVVLIDLANDPLTKLYGAYRTCYTPKTPREVWDDIAAGGLSKAKIAQFVEERLKTGHVSPLEQVVFWFGISGVSRSLSHQFVRHRIGISFEQQSQRYVRFTGKNEERLEYVMPESWREAGRAKEFEKLMEEITRVYREAVAAGIPAEDARFVLPNAAPTNFQIMVNFAELLHIADLRLCTRAQWEIRQMVARMRSELMRKVPELARYLQPKCGEKRMGYCDEDVKAYEACPLSNSRPHKLQVIEVFKRVRAESGKPMRDLDETDFKAAEEFREAKV
- a CDS encoding response regulator, encoding MAIAPRDDARKRSRRGTAQPLRARHPPRRAGLESRRHPTKNRAPMWAHVHAFSALARPCGHAHTSAGISRSCCCDPQRNTTDRRGTPMVGIEIVNFPNTVLIVDDEPIVVQVLQRVLPKQGLRVISVSNAEEALGVLQRENFGCMLADKNLPGKDGLALVAAVRKLQPHCACIVMTAYASTSSAVEALRLGAADYLEKPFQDIELVAEKVRRAIEHQRADFDRTRFLRRLREFEAELDKKESEVTEQRTEIDMFNEVLEARVDLATRDLLAERDELRKQLGSSAEIRQGAEIVGVEMALILLEDLQRRPGLDVAPFRGELQRVIRQLQSHVRRLRGDQAA
- the crcB gene encoding fluoride efflux transporter CrcB — its product is MIPILLVAVGGALGAVARYLVATAFAHRLGVQWPWGTLFINLSGCLLISLFLGAGSERIADSNLRYLLPIGFVGAYTTFSTYEYETMRLFQLGRGSGALAYVAASNVLGFAAVYAGAWLGRR
- a CDS encoding MGMT family protein, translating into MARAPMTAFLRAVRRIVRSIPRGTTLSYGEVAIRAGKPGGARAVVAALHRLDDVPWWRVARHDGTLAPPVARDQAALLRQEGWKGRQRGRKRG